The following nucleotide sequence is from Pseudonocardia sp. C8.
CGTCACCAAGAGCGGGGTGCCATCGAGGCGTCGTCGGTCGACGTGGCCCACGTCGTGTTCCATGACCCATACATGACGTTGCGGCCCGAGCCCGACGAGGTCGCTCCCGACCTGGGCGCAGCCGTGGCCGGTCTGGTCGGTCGTGGACCGGTGGAGGTGGACCCGGAGCTGCCGCTCGCCCGCTACCGGGAGATTGCCCGCCACGTCGAGTTGTACGTGGGCGGGGACGTCGTGCGTCCGGCTGTCGCTGCGGGCTCGGTCGGGACGGGCGAGGTGTCCGAGACCGTGGCGCGGGCCGTGGCCCGGATCCGGCTGGCCGCAGCCGAGTTGATCGAGCAGACGCCGTCGCTGCGGCCGTTGGCGCCCTACCTCGAGGAGTGGTCGGCGGACACCCGCTTCACCGACCTCGACGAGGTGCTCGCGCGGACCGGCGCCGACGCCGTGCTCACCTCGTCCCCGATCGGTGTGGAGGAGTTGTGCGCGCTGCCCGGCCGGGATGGCAGCGCACTCTACCGGCGCGGCTCGGACTCGGTGGAGTACGGCCCGTCGGCGGCCGTGCTCGTCGAGGCTGCCGGTGTCCGCCGGGTTCTGGTCGAGGAGTGGGGCCTCGGGATCGGCGAGGCCGAGGAGCTGCAGCAGCTCGGCGTCACCCTGGTCGACGGTTCACACGCCATCGCCAAGTGGCGGGAGCGGCGCGATCACCAGTACCTCCCCGCCGTCGTCGTGGTCGCCCGGGCCACCGGGCACGCCCTCGACTCGGCCGTCGAGTTCGCACGTGACGCGGTCGCACGGGTTCGGCCGATCACCGAGAACGACGTCCGCGCGGCCTACCTCGATGCAGCGCACGCGTTCGCCGACAGCATCGGACTGACCGGTCACATCCACGAGTTCTTCACGAACTGCCACGCCGGGGACCGGTCGATCCATCCGTGCCTGGCCACCGACCATCCGGTCGGGCCCGGCACCACGTCGCTCAAGCTCGACGCCGGGCTCGCGGTCGTGGTCGACGGCCTCACCCTGGCCACCTCGGACGCGGCCCGTACCTTTGTCAGCGATCCCGATGCCGAGCGCGCCTACGAGATCCTGATCAGGATCGTGCGCAGCACGATCTCGGAGCAGATCACCGAGGGCGCCGTGTTCGCCGACGTTCACCGCCGGGTCGTGGATCAGCTGGTCGCCGAGCGCGACGGCCTCGTGAAGGCCGGCTTCTGGCCCGAACAGATCGATCTCGCCGGGCGGTACGCCCTGCGCAACGTCGGACATCTCATGGGCCGCCAGGAGTCGTTCTCCTCCGAGTTCCGGCCCGGTGACCGTGAGGTCGTGCGGGTCGGTGACTTCGGCGCCTGCGAGATCCAGTGGCCGATCGGTGAGTACTCGATCGGCGCCGAGGACATGTGGCTGGTCCTCCCGAGCACCACCGTCAACCTGACCCAGCAGGGTGATGCGCCGTGAGTTCACCCGAGCCGCACCGCTCGAGCCGCCCAGGTGGGCACGCGCTGGTCGAGCAGCTGGTCGCGCACGGTGTCACCCGGGCATACGGCGTGCCGGGGGAGAGCTATCTCGCCGTGCTCGACGGGATGCACGAACACGGCGACCGGCTCTCCTTCGTCGCGACCCGCCAGGAAGGCGGCGCCGCGCTGATGGCGGCCGCACACGGTAGGCTGACCGGCCGTCCGGGGATCTGCATGGTCACCCGCGGGCCCGGCGCGACGAACGCCGCGATCGGGGTGCACGTCGCCGCCCAGGACGCCAGCCCGATGCTGCTGCTCGTGGGCCAGGTACCACGCCGGGAACGAGGCCGCCGGGCCTTCCAGGAGATCGACTACAGCGTGATGTTCGGCGGGATCGCAAAGGCCGTCGTCGAGATCAACGAACCCGCGCGCGTGCCGGAGCTGACCTCGCGTGCGCTGACGTTGGCGACGTCCGGCGAGCCCGGTCCCGTCGTCGTCGTGCTGCCCGAGGACGTGGTGTCCGGCCCGACCTCGGCGCCGGTCCGGCCCGTGTCCGCCGTCGCCGACGCTGCGCCACGGGGCGAGGACGTGCGCCTCACCGTGGAGCTGCTCGAGTCGGCCCGGGCACCGGTCGTCGTCACCGGACGGTGTGGCTGGGACGCCGACACCACCGCCGCCGTGCGGGACTTCGCCGAGCGGTCGGCCGTCCCCCTGGTGACGGGGTTGCGGAACCAGGACACCGTCGACCCGGCGTCGCCGATGTTCGCCGGAACCCTCGGCCTGAACACGACGGCGGGGTTGCCCGAGCGGCTCGGTGCGGCGGATCTCGTGATCCTCCTCGGCAGCCGACCCGACGGACTCACCGCCCAGGCACTGGAGCCCGCGCTGCACGGGGCCCG
It contains:
- a CDS encoding thiamine pyrophosphate-dependent enzyme; its protein translation is MSSPEPHRSSRPGGHALVEQLVAHGVTRAYGVPGESYLAVLDGMHEHGDRLSFVATRQEGGAALMAAAHGRLTGRPGICMVTRGPGATNAAIGVHVAAQDASPMLLLVGQVPRRERGRRAFQEIDYSVMFGGIAKAVVEINEPARVPELTSRALTLATSGEPGPVVVVLPEDVVSGPTSAPVRPVSAVADAAPRGEDVRLTVELLESARAPVVVTGRCGWDADTTAAVRDFAERSAVPLVTGLRNQDTVDPASPMFAGTLGLNTTAGLPERLGAADLVILLGSRPDGLTAQALEPALHGARVVHVYPGADDLGVSVAADVAVACSPAAFVAALPERIEPCDERRRWADSLRSAFHEAHDTVHARDPAAAFMRVFDEQVGSDAIVSCGAGNYTAWPQRFHRFGVYPSQLASTSGAMGYGIPAAIAAAFEQPHREVVAFAGDGCFLMTGQELATITQYQLNVLVIVVNNGRYGTIRDHQERVYPGRVSGTDLTNPEFVPLAEAFGGLAAQVRTPEELAVALTKLRQADGLRLIEIRTDNLPK
- a CDS encoding M24 family metallopeptidase, which translates into the protein MTLRPEPDEVAPDLGAAVAGLVGRGPVEVDPELPLARYREIARHVELYVGGDVVRPAVAAGSVGTGEVSETVARAVARIRLAAAELIEQTPSLRPLAPYLEEWSADTRFTDLDEVLARTGADAVLTSSPIGVEELCALPGRDGSALYRRGSDSVEYGPSAAVLVEAAGVRRVLVEEWGLGIGEAEELQQLGVTLVDGSHAIAKWRERRDHQYLPAVVVVARATGHALDSAVEFARDAVARVRPITENDVRAAYLDAAHAFADSIGLTGHIHEFFTNCHAGDRSIHPCLATDHPVGPGTTSLKLDAGLAVVVDGLTLATSDAARTFVSDPDAERAYEILIRIVRSTISEQITEGAVFADVHRRVVDQLVAERDGLVKAGFWPEQIDLAGRYALRNVGHLMGRQESFSSEFRPGDREVVRVGDFGACEIQWPIGEYSIGAEDMWLVLPSTTVNLTQQGDAP